A region from the Acipenser ruthenus chromosome 49, fAciRut3.2 maternal haplotype, whole genome shotgun sequence genome encodes:
- the LOC117966204 gene encoding uncharacterized protein LOC117966204 produces the protein MTSEDLPSYSRATQSQRRPVVYLDDDLDEPLTFQRQVLPSQFLKQTSPRVQDCDSDSSEAPPLPSTPPVGNVNSFKAGGTARTNRKLIPQSWGNFFRKWKKRGHSQQDSSENFLPDGSGGTPPLSPLMDRRNFGEYGAKLDTWGSSVSKELLPPFPDSYTVDYDQETPSVFRDPFEPSADSIHLAEYYAEKMEVYQQKYSYMKSWPGLLRLLAGIELIFGGMVFACVCANIQKDNQWYNLYGYQAQSYSYGGYYGGAGGYNYNGPMTPFVLVVVGLAWLLTIILLVLGLTMYYRTILLDSHWWPLTEFVINLVMFLLYMAAGIVYINDMNRGGMCYLTLGNNPLLSNFCRAEGSQIAGTAFLFINMLMYLISGIVCLKMWRHEADRRHAAVFGYEFQPPPSPVRSRSKRIVFEDELSHAGRATNQIHFSEKGDNQATLNRSIPTGHIPKPHVIPDYLIKYTEIHSPEDREQYKAVFNDVYPEYKELHADIQAMQRKFTQMDAMMGKLLHNTDNPQEHERIKRVLKEYQKKKNDSVVMEKKERCEYLKEKLSHIKGRIQEFDRKNMGGSAGQSIIMSRYDSPPMYSPPYSLNGYGPPGEHLDPRSLPPESYYIQDQPQHFFKWSSPPGIMKILEAISLLLCLGIFACVASTLAWDMGYGGGMGLGMGMGGYGMGGYGGYGGGYGGGYGGGYGGGYGGYGGGYGGYGSSTSPQAAKGFMIAMAAITFIEALAVFVVIVSKSQSSRGRKFYLLVMVFSGLLAGLELIATFVFIIGVNPMAQSSTSMYYSQMMMMCQSVYNSGTLVNQYLYHYCVVDPQEAVAMVGGFLVAFAQALIIFFAHRTRSKIWRYGKHNIYWDKPVSAGLEEGRDVEDWVNNVQDGNSTHAETVEYSEKVNMISNSTPVKASSYFSSGTYTDGSFPAATPLDRPPEYTGPVVSSSPSEEEGRGVRRPAARRGKKKRRRNPELDESQYETEYTTGADTCDELDQGEWESLYPPIRTDQERQEYKREFDSDLKVYKRLCAEMDDVNDQMNQLSRQLDSLQEGSPQYQGVAEEYNRLKDLKQTPDYQANKLQCRQLRSKLFHIKSLVNNYDKQRP, from the exons ATGACTTCGGAAGACCTACCTTCTTACTCCAGGGCCACTCAGAGCCAGAGGAGGCCAGTTGTCTACCTGGACGATGACCTGGATGAACCTTTAACCTTCCAAAGGCAAGTTTTGCCATCGCAGTTTTTAAAGCAGACCTCTCCGAGGGTCCAGGATTGTGACAGCGATTCCAGCGAGGCCCCCCCTCTCCCGAGCACTCCCCCCGTCGGGAATGTGAACAGCTTCAAAGCCGGAGGAACGGCCAGAACGAACAGAAAACTGATACCACAATCCTGGGGCAACTTCTTCAGGAAGTGGAAGAAGAGAGGCCATTCCCAGCAGGATTCTTCTGAGAACTTCCTGCCAGACGGAAGTGGGGGTACCCCCCCGTTAAGCCCTCTCATGGATCGCAGGAACTTTGGGGAGTACGGGGCCAAGCTGGACACCTGGGGGTCAAGCGTGTCGAAAGAACTTCTGCCTCCCTTCCCGGATAGCTACACCGTGGACTACGACCAGGAGACCCCTTCGGTCTTCAGAGACCCCTTCGAGCCCTCCGCAGACAGCATCCATCTGGCGGAGTATTACGCGGAGAAGATGGAGGTCTACCAGCAGAAATACTCCTACATGAAGTCCTGGCCTGGGCTGCTCAGATTGTTGGCTGGGATTGAGCTGATCTTCGGAGGGATGGTGTTTGCCTGTGTCTGTGCCAACATCCAAAAAGACAACCAATGGTACAACCTCTATGGCTACCAAGCCCAAAGCTACAGCTATGGCGGGTATTATGGGGGAGCAGGGGGGTACAACTATAACGGGCCCATGACCCCCTTTGTGTTGGTGGTGGTCGGTCTGGCTTGGCTTCTGACGATCATTTTGCTAGTGCTGGGGTTGACCATGTACTACAGGACCATCCTCCTGGACTCCCACTGGTGGCCTCTAACGGAGTTTGTGATCAACCTGGTGATGTTCCTCTTGTACATGGCAGCAGGGATCGTGTACATCAATGACATGAACCGCGGGGGGATGTGCTACCTAACCCTCGGAAACAACCCGCTGCTGTCCAACTTCTGCAGGGCGGAAGGGAGCCAGATAGCCGGCACTGCCTTCCTGTTCATCAACATGCTGATGTATCTCATCAGTGGCATCGTCTGTCTGAAGATGTGGAGGCACGAGGCCGACAGGAGGCATGCGGCGGTGTTTGGATACGAG TTCCAGCCGCCCCCGTCTCCTGTCAGATCCAGATCCAAGAGGATCGTGTTCGAGGACGAGCTGAGCCACGCTGGACGAGCCACCAACCAGATCCACTTCTCCGAGAAGGGAGACAACCAGGCTACCCTGAACCGGTCCATCCCCACCGGGCACATCCCCAAACCCCACGTCATCCCTGACTACCTCAT TAAGTACACAGAGATCCATTCTCCAGAGGACCGGGAGCAGTACAAGGCAGTCTTCAATGACGTGTACCCTGAGTACAAAGAGCTACACGCCGATATTCAAGCCATGCAGAGGAAATTCACCCAGATGGATGCCATGATGGGCAAGCTTCTACACAACACAGACAACCCCCAA GAGCACGAGAGAATCAAGAGGGTATTGAAGgagtaccaaaagaaaaagaat GACTCTGTTGTCATGGAGAAAAAGGAACGCTGTGAATACTTGAAGGAAAAGCTGAGCCACATCAAGGGGAGGATCCAGGAGTTCGATCGGAAGAACATGGGCGGCAGTGCCGGGCAGTCAATC ATCATGTCGCGCTATGACAGCCCGCCCATGTACAGCCCCCCTTACTCCCTGAACGGATACGGACCCCCAGGGGAGCACCTGGACCCGCGCTCCCTCCCTCCCGAGTCCTACTACATTCAGGACCAGCCCCAGCACTTCTTCAAGTGGAGCTCCCCACCAGGGATCATGAAGATCCTGGAGGCCATCAGCCTGCTGCTGTGCTTGGGGATATTCGCCTGTGTGGCATCCACCCTGGCCTGGGACATGGGGTACGGCGGGGGGATGGGCCTGGGCATGGGCATGGGGGGTTATGGGATGGGCGGGTACGGGGGCTACGGCGGGGGCTACGGCGGGGGCTACGGCGGAGGCTATGGTGGAGGCTATGGTGGCTATGGTGGTGGCTACGGTGGCTATGGATCCTCCACCAGCCCCCAGGCTGCCAAGGGCTTCATGATCGCGATGGCGGCCATCACTTTCATCGAGGCCCTGGCGGTCTTTGTCGTGATCGTCTCCAAGTCACAGAGCTCCCGCGGCCGCAAGTTCTACCTGCTGGTGATGGTGTTCAGCGGCCTGCTGGCGGGACTGGAGCTGATCGCCACCTTCGTCTTCATCATTGGCGTCAACCCCATGGCCCAGAGCTCCACCTCCATGTACTACAGCCAGATGATGATGATGTGCCAGTCCGTGTACAACTCGGGGACCTTGGTCAACCAGTACCTCTACCACTACTGCGTTGTGGATCCCCAGGAG GCCGTGGCTATGGTGGGTGGTTTCCTGGTGGCTTTCGCACAGGCTCTCATCATCTTCTTCGCCCACCGGACGCGCAGCAAGATCTGGCGCTACGGCAAGCACAACATCTACTGGGACAAGCCTGTAAGCGCAGGGCTGGAGGAGGGACGCGATGTGGAGGACTGG GTTAACAATGTGCAGGACGGGAACAGCACTCACGCTGAGACAGTGGAGTACTCCGAGAAGGTCAACATGATCAGCAACAGCACCCCAGTGAAGGCCAGCAGCTACTTCAGCTCTGGCACCTACACTGATGGCAG tttcCCGGCCGCAACCCCCTTGGACCGCCCCCCAGAGTACACGGGACCGGTGGTCAGCTCCAGCCCCTCGGAGGAGGAGGGCAGGGGGGTGAGGCGCCCCGCAGCCAGGAGAGGAAAGAAGAAGCGACGCAGGAACCCCGAGCTGGACGAGTCCCAGTACGAGACGGAGTACACCACTGGAGCAGACACCTGCGACGAGCTGGACCAAGGGGAGTGGGAGAG